GAGTTCGTGGGCGCCGAgcgtctgtcgcctcttGGTTCCTGCAGACAGCTGAACTTCCTCGGGGCTCGCCACGCCCGCAGCCGGGGAGTTCGCTTCCCCGTGATGATCCGCCtgcacgcgcatgcggcgcacAAGAAATATTCTAGAGGAGACAGAATACAGGTATTGTGACCTGCTAGTTTGCTGCCTCCCCGGATCAACACAACTTTTCAAGGTTTGccacgacggcggaggcttTCACGGCCAGCGCCAGCGCTGGGCGTCGAGCGAGGCTCAGAAAAATGCTCGTTTTCCGCACCCCCTGCGCCCACAAAGGAAACTCCTGCTGAATGCAAATCGACAGCGCTCGAGCCGACAACATCTTTCCCACCAAAAGGGTAGGCGCACGAGTCCGTTCTTTCGTCCACAacacgccgcggaaggctgcgacgaaggcgcacgGGGGAGAAAAGGAGCAGGAAATGAGCGAGCGCTCACCATTTTGATTTTTCTCGATAACTTTGAAAAAGGACAGTAGCGGAGGCTGGAAGGATGGCTCCTGAAGGCAAAGAGACCGCAGCACGGAcgtcgtcgcgcgtcgtcgtcggcgtctgtcgcggCAGGCTGTCTGGGGGTAACTccggcgccctctcgcgAGAAAGTGGCAATCCTGCAGGCAGCCCCGTTTGTGCACGCCGCATATTTCAACAGCGCCATGCGAAAATCTGGGAAACGAATAAGAAAGgacaggagaggagaggcatTTCACCCGGCTAGACAGATCCCGCCCTGTCCAGGTCGGAGTGAGGAGGGCTGGACGCCCCTCGCTCCTGCAGGCTCCGTGGACTGCTCGAACAAGTTGAAACTGCATTTCGTTTGTGCGGTGCGGTGAAGAGGGAGGTCTTACTTAGAcctgaggcgcagcgagtTGTCCACGAGTCGTGGAAGTTAAAAGAGACAACTGCATGGACTAGGGTCAGGGCAGTGTTTCCAGACGCGTGACGCGCGAGCAACGATGCCTGCAGAAAACACCGTACAGAATACGTGTGTACAAATGGACTAACGCAGTTGAATCCGTCACGTGAGTGCCTCCGTAGAAGCTGGACCGGATCGGAGCTCTGCTGCAGGGCATCGGCGAACGATTTCGAACCATCTGCCACTTTGCGAGGGCGGTCACGGCCCCGTACCGTGCATGCGCCCAagcagagcgacgcgaaggcggatGAGCTCCCGCGCATACGGCGAATACGAATCCTTGAGGCCATTGAGGGAGAGTTAGCTGTAAAGGGAAAAATACCAGCTGCTTTTCTTCTTGTGTAGGCGTTCAGCCTTGGTCTGACCCTGAAGAGTGCTCAGAATCGCAGTGAGGCAGGCGGCAAGCCCTCCACTTGTTGTCTGCGTACTAGCCAAGGCAGACTCAGAGCTCTCCCCGGCGATTCAAAATGAGCCACAGGTTTTCAGTCAGCCGGGGCACAGTGAACTCTCTCGGATGCATCGGCTGCTCCCATTCTCAACTCAAGTTGCTTGTTCTTTGCTGTTTTTTCAGCCGCGAAAGGGCTTCATGGCAGTGCAGCCGCCCCTGTCCACAGACATTGCGAGTGTTGCTGACGCATCTGCCGGTGCGCGACAAAACGACGAAGTTCTCCTGTCGAGTCATCCGCTGCATGTCGATAGCGGCAAGTGCTTGCTGGCTGGTTTTCTTTGAGTACGCTGCTCATTTTTCTTCGTTGGTCCATGCACACGCCTTTTCCGGTGACCTCGTAAGCACGGTCGTTTGGTTCGACGCCATCAAACATGCGGTGAACGCAGGAAGGATGCCGCGTGAGTTGGGAATCGCGAGCGTCGTCCCTGAAGAAAGTGCGGGCACTTCATCTTTTTTGACTCAGGGAGTCCTCTCAGCTGTGAAGTGGCTTGACAGGCGGGTTTTTGTGTATTTCGCCGAGCGTTTTTCGCCCTCTATTTGCAGTGAGGCTTGCAATATCCACAGTCTTTGTGACCAGCGCGAGCGTGCGCCCATGCGCGGCGGGAGAgccggcgctgcgtgcgtgtgcaCAGGCTTCATCCTTCTGGTTGAATTTGTTGGGCTCGTAGCAAGGTGAGTTCACTTTCACGGGGAGGCGAAAGGAGCGAATCAAGTTTTGTCTCTCCCTCAGACACAGAATCGGGGATAGTGTGAGCCAGTCGGCGATCTTTTCTTGCCGCAAAGCCAGGAGCTTGGCGGAGCCGTTCGTTGCGTGGATCGAAGCGTCCGCCAGCCGCGGTGTCAACGGCGGGCGCCACCCCCTTTTTGAAACCTCATTCTTTTCGGACtccccgcggctcgcctgcaAAACATACAGGCTGCAACTCCCCTGCCCTGCCAGTGAGACGATTTTCGCAGGAGCTGCGTtcgctctgcggcttcgctaCTCACGGCACTCGCCGCATCGGCGAGATGGAGCACCAGCGGCAGAATCCGCGGCAGCCAACGTGCCAGCTCTATTTGCTCGAAGCGTAGGAGAAATACGTATAAGGGTGCGCATCGATTCCCGAATCCGCCAGGCATCCCTTCCCTGCCAGAGTCTCCCGGTTTCATTCCAGACAGAGTCTGACTGCCCCCTGGAAGCGGCGCGGTTCACGCGTCGTTCCTGCGCGGACGAATTCAAACTTCTGTGAGCGGTGGATGTATACACAGTCATATGTTCAAGGCGGGGGGACAAGCTGGTGTACGTCGCTGAATTGAAACACTTCGATTTAGATTTATATCTTTTGCCGAATTGGGTGTGCGCGACCAGCTAGGAAACCGCAGCTTTTTAGGTGATTCTCGTAGTCCCGTCGCACTCGCCGCGAGGTGACGTGGGCTCTGGATAGGGATGAGGGCAAAATAAAACAGGTTAACCTGCTGCTACCACCCTTTTCGCGCAGGGCGTGACCTTCAGCGGCAGTCAGTCGCACGTCTGGGGAATTTCTTTCCATGCGGCGAATGAGTTCTGACTCtggcctgcgcctgcgcgctctgCGAAAAGAAAGATACACCTTCTAGTGGtatctttcttttctctgcaggtgcGCGGACAGTTTAGCTGCGCGAGTCCCAACGGCCGAAGCCGCGTCATCGACAGATACAAGTCCTCCAAGATGAACGTAATGTCggtcttcgcgtctctgcgcgagctcctcaGGCGCCTCTACAGGGCGCTGCTTAACGTCGTTATTTCTTTTCTAACAGGTACCCCAGTGGCGTAAGCTGTCTGTCTGCTGCCTGGGGCGGCGCAGTTCGTTGGTGAGAGTCGCATCTGCGCGAAATTCCACCGTGTCTGCAGTGTGCGCGAGTGCATGTTGGTGGGATCGTGTTATATTCTGCGGCAGTTTTCCGCGGTGAGGCGCTCGGTCTAGCCTGGTTTTCGCCCTTCAACGTTCGCCGACAGATCTCGCAGGGAATGCACGTGATGTGGTTGTCGGAAGGCTCCATCCGCTCTCGAGTTACGGCGAATCACATGGCGTTCGCTGAGCGGGACGCGCCGGAGTGAAGAAGGGCTGCGGCACCTGCAGTCGACAGAGGAGACCTGTCGCTGCCTCATGCAGGGTGCGTCTCAGACGggagagaggctgcagcctgtctgcttcctctcctccacagacgccgcgcgcgtctacCGTCGGGCGTTTTACTGGAGGTTCGAAAAGGGAACTGGCGCCGATGGGTCATTTGCGTCGACAAGATGGATGCAGTGGTGTCGCGTGTGTTGGCAGGCATGTCTGAGCTGGAGCGCCTTCTCAGTCGTTTTCCGGGCGTCTCtacgcggcgcgcctcaccCGCGCTGCAAACAGACACCTCTGCGAGGGAAGTCTGCCTGACGGACGGTGCCGTCTGCCGACTTGCAGTTGCGAGGAACCTCGTCAAAATCGAGAATCACCTTCGGACCCGCTCGCCTTCAACGGTAAGTCAAGAGGCACTGTGTCTCTGCGGtgcgacgcacacgcagtCGCTCTGCGGTATCCCGCCGCGATCCCCTGCGGCGTAATCCCTTGCGTGGTTGCTGGCGACCAAGCGAAACTTCAGACCCTAAaaagcggcgctgcagcagctgcgacgagcggcagggcggccgcagggggcGGGGCTGGCGACCTGAGAAACCTTTTGTAGGAGCCCTtcgcgagcgagcgcgggaCGTAGATCTGGTGGCAGATTCCAGGTGGAATCGCTTCAACTGACTGAAGACTGCGCACCCGCCCCTGGGGTTGTCTGGTGTCTGTGCGCTGGCAGGGCATCAAGGCTGGGCTGGACAGCGCTCTCGTGCCCGTCGAGGATTTGTCGCAGCTCATCTGCGCGGAGTGTGGGGTCCGATCGGCGCCTCACGGCGCACAGTTGGTGACCGTCCTGCGCATGATCCGGCGGAAACAGGAAGCGGCAGATCGCGtgaaggcccgcgcgcgccagcgcttCGACCCGGGGTGTTCAGAGAACCACCGAGTACGTCGCGCGGACCTACAGACACTCGCGGGagcgtccgcgtcctcttgCTTAGCTAGGTTTCTTGGCTGGTCAGCGGCACCATCGTTTTCCCTCCCACCCCTCTGTCTGTACGTTTCGCTCCCCCTCTGGGAGTCAGCGTGCGGTAGTTGCGTGTGTCAGGctggggggagagagaggccagaGTGCGTtttgctgcctcgcggcggcggcatggTGGCGCATTTCGAAGGCAGCGTCGTGGGCACTGCAGAGATGGAAGACGTGTCGCGCCTCGTGGCGTTCAGGTGCGTTTGAAGATGTGCGTCTGTTGTGGAGTGTGGCAGCGACTCGAGCGTCTGTGGTGCTTGTTTTTCGACaagccgctgcctccgtcctTCCACCATTGTTCGTCGTTTCCCACAAAGGGCGGTCGGGCTGACCGACAGCCCAGTTGCGCGaacccctccccctcctcgaCTCTCTCCTCGTCACCGACTCCGACCGGCtggtctgcgtcgtcgtcctccctcAGGCCAGAAGAAGACTCCGCGTCATCGTCCTCCGAGCCTCTGTCCGCAGCTTGCGCGGAGCCCGGGGCTTCTTCAGCGGGGCGGAAGGAACTCTGTCGAGTTCCTCGTGACCCCcaggccgcagcggacgacgccggacgaagaagcggggcgcgcggcggccacCAGGCGCCAGAAGCTGCTGagtcctctcctctctgtgccGATGGGAGGGGGGGGTCCCTCGAGCGCCAGGAGTCCTCGTGGGGCGAGCTGGGCTTTCAGCACCCCCTGCACGATTTCCGCGGTGCAGGCTGCCTGGGCGCGGACTGCCTGCTTGTTCTCGGGCGACGCTTTCCTGAAGTGGCTCGCCGGCTCCTTGAAGAAAGCCGCGAAGAGCAGTTCTGGATGCCGTTCGCCGCAACAAGTGAGTTGACGCGGCCGAATGTGCCTGCGAGGAGATGCGCCTTAAACGAGGCAAGGCAACTTGCGAGAGGGCGACAATTCCACTTCTCGTTCGAGCCTAGcggagcagctgcggagccgcgcacgcggctgtCCGCTGGTGGCCGCGTGCAGTGCAGGTGGGGTGCGGCGTGCGATCTGAGAGCTGACGAATCGGCAGGCGGCGTCGGGGTTTCCGCCCCGTATTTTTAGACACTTTTTCGTGGTTCATTCGacgggcgagcgcgggcgcaTGAGTGATCGAGTGGCTGGGGAAAGAAGCGGGGGCGATACGCCGCTCGCCGTGGACCTGCCAGGGAATCGCCTGGGGTGGACGACTCGGCCTGGGCGCACTGCGGGGAAACGCTGCCATTCCCTGCGAGGGCGTGTTGGTTCAGTCTCTCGCGTAGGTCTTTgaaggcctcggcggcccCGTGAGCGCACAGAAGGGAGGATTTGGAAATGCGGAGTCGCGGTTGTCCTGTGCCGATTTTCACTCC
The Besnoitia besnoiti strain Bb-Ger1 chromosome VIII, whole genome shotgun sequence genome window above contains:
- a CDS encoding hypothetical protein (encoded by transcript BESB_084200); the encoded protein is MSIAASACWLVFFEYAAHFSSLVHAHAFSGDLVSTVVWFDAIKHAVNAGRMPRELGIASVVPEESAGTSSFLTQGVLSAVKWLDRRVFVYFAERFSPSICSEACNIHSLCDQRERAPMRGGRAGAACVCTGFILLVEFVGLVARLQLPCPASETIFAGAAFALRLRYSRHSPHRRDGAPAAESAAANVPALFARSVRGQFSCASPNGRSRVIDRYKSSKMNVMSVFASLRELLRRLYRALLNVVISFLTGMSELERLLSRFPGVSTRRASPALQTDTSAREVCLTDGAVCRLAVARNLVKIENHLRTRSPSTGIKAGLDSALVPVEDLSQLICAECGVRSAPHGAQLVTVLRMIRRKQEAADRVKARARQRFDPGCSENHRRLERLWCLFFDKPLPPSFHHCSSFPTKGGRADRQPSCANPSPSSTLSSSPTPTGWSASSSSLRPEEDSASSSSEPLSAACAEPGASSAGRKELCRVPRDPQAAADDAGRRSGARGGHQAPEAAESSPLCADGRGGSLERQESSWGELGFQHPLHDFRGAGCLGADCLLVLGRRFPEVARRLLEESREEQFWMPFAATSINVVGWLLDIMNRHLLDVFFFACDETSCIADGEVSAACSSTKSSASNDRRREDFEGHADEESSGAVPEVFLLLYVAAFTRFCRFWRRRRPENVLQFGAVSMDFRARLENAFREFASSPEDDDLGAMGNVFRKRNPPDETEIYGAAKDVLEDIVACIESEELDCDGDCVKYFLSGRTRQGEKSARGAEAPRRRLQLSRLVNHYIDK